The genomic segment GGCAATCTTAGTCATGCATCTGAAGCATGTAAATAAAAGGACCAGATTAGACCTGTGAGTTTGATGGCATTAAAGTGATCAAATCAAACCTGTAATAGCATGATATTAAAATGACCAAATTAAACCTGTAAGCGCATGTTATTAAAATGACTAAATTAGACCTGTAAAATGCTCTGCAGTTTTCCGGATTGACATATTTCTCTTGCAacatttgattaaaaaatacaCTGCTGCCAAATTCTTGCAAGTCGTCGAAGTCAATTGTGACCTCATGTGTAAATACCAGGGTATTTAATGTTGCATAAATTTCATTCTTTCATATCTCCTTTGCAATGTTTACTCATATCTCAATTCTCAAGTTTGCCACTCATCCACGACACACCAAAAAAGTCCGATCACTGGCATCATGGTGGTCAGCCTGAACTCGTTTGCAAATAACGAGACAACATTTTCACTAAATTCCATGGTTCCATTTCCATCACTTATTTATCTATTGGCGAAAATCAGATGACAATGATATTATTAGAACTTAAAAGCAAAACAAACAATAAATGAAGTAGAATAGCAATAAACATGTACCAAATTACAATACCAtttcaaataatataatataatcacTTAAATTTCTCCAATCTAAGTACTGCAAAACTAGTATTTTTTTAAACGGAGAAAATATGCTAACCTCCTTGCATCTTGCCCTGATCTCcaacaatcatcatcatttaAAGAGACATTGCCATACACCAGACATCTAGAAGCAACAGAGATACAAAATATTCACCACCCTTAGAAAATGTAACTATAAACCATCAGACTGACTTGTCCATTTTGTTCTTTTTCCTTGTAGAGAACCCGATCATTCATCAAAATGCCACAGTGGTGCCACAAGGAGCAAAAATTCCCATCAAGACAAATCCTTGACAATATTTATATGACAATTAAAAAAGAAACCAACCTATTTCACCATTTTGTGTCACCGAGCTAGTGTCTTTGTTCTAAAAAGTTGCTTCagatttaattataatattaaagatCAAACATGCACACACATTAAAAGACGTGACTTTCAGCTCCAACAAAATAAACTCAAATCAAAATTACCAAAACCAAAAAGGCATAAGGAGTACAGAAGAACCCAGAAAATGATTGAAATAACAAAGAATCCATAagataaaatcaagaaaatgtctcaaaaaaattatttcttttgCCCTTCCGATATCTATGGATGATGAAAGCAGTTGAATCAACAAAAAACTTCGGGAGAAGAGGGATTTGCATTACCCATTTTGGATTTCTGCATAATTACGTTAACTACAGGCTGCAAATACCTCCCAAGAAATTGTGAATTTTTCCCTTCTGTTTTCGTGGAGAAATTAAAGAATGAGAGCCAGTTATGAATAGAATGTCGGTCAAACAGCAGCTTGAAATGCCGGAGACTTGTTGTTTCAAGGTGTTCTTTAGTCGGGTCCGGTCGAGCCGGTTTGCTTTGGTTTTCGGttttagattttgattttttgaaATCTATAATTCAATATATGAATCGTTTTCATTCGGTTTGATTCGATTTTCTAACAAAGGTTCGATTATTTCGATTTGATTTATTCGTTTTTGATAAATAaactaataattaaaatatagttttaaatataatatattattttttagttaatttttagtaaaattttgaaaaatataattctaaatggaataaaaaaataacaaccaGACAAAAATGATTCTTGATTCActaaatatcatatcataaaatatataattgaaataaaattattaatttaattaaattttgattttttctgtCGGTTCGATTTTGACAAATAAAATCTGAAACcgaaacatataaaattccgtACAtccgaatttaaaattttgattttcagcTGAGTTCGGTTTTCGGTTTCTTCGGTTTGAACTTACGATTTTATGGTTATTTGCTTATTTCGATTGTGGTCATctttattatcaaatttcaacaagAATAAATGTGCATATCAAAGTAACATGCATTCCTTATTCAACAAGAATAGAGTTCCGTGATCTCGTCATTATCAAAGTAGCTCATTATTTCGATGAATCATTTCTTCGGACAGTTTCTCGAAATCTCACTTATAAGATTCCATAGTGAAAGACATCATATTTTATGAAGATTTCGCCAAACTATACCAGATCCATGTataatatcatgaaaaatagTTACAAAATTTTGACAACACGATGTGCATTATATCCTTTCATTTTCACTTTTTCCTATTTATATTCGACTATTATAACTAGTATTATCAGCCTAACTCACACTCTTAACTTCCTAACTTTAACTTCTTTCGAGTTGTTCCGTATTCGTATCAGGTACAGACTCTTCCTATTACATCTACACCCACGCCATAAGAATCCCAATCATCCATATATTACtaaagatataattttgtataaaatattttcagaaatttatttggtatatattattatttcaaaaatatatagTTAATTAGCAACCATATCTTTAATTAAATTACTTATTGGCAATGTGTGAAGAAGATAGTCAAAACTTgttggatttttatttttatttttagtataaaaataGGTAGAATGCGTCTAAGTTTagacaataaaaacaataacttGTCGGGTTGGTTTTAGATGTGCAAAGTTAATTTCTTTATTGGGTTTGAGTAATATTTGCCCATTAGTTCTGATTTGTTTTTGCTCAATCTGTACACTTATTAATTAGAAAATCTTCACAATTTTTCAAAGTATATATTCAATATTTCTTGGAATATGGATTCGCTTTAACAATTAATTAGATTTGAGATTTATATGTCAATATTTGATAGAAATATTTATgacaagaataataataattattattattaaatccaCATTTCCTCTCACGCACAATTCAtgaattttgagaattttaaccATAAAATCAGAACATTTATTTACgaatcaaaaatattaattgctCGCAAGAAGTACCTTTCCATATTAACGTAGATATTATTTtggcaaaatttttaaattaatgttCTTATTTTAATTCGTTCTTAGtagattaaaatttaaatcatatgttTGATTTACACCGTTTATAGTTGTATTTAATGGATATTTATCGCCTTGTAATCTATAATCGATTCGGTTCGAAAAATATTTCCCGCTAAAATTGTTTCTCATTTCTTCATAAGAACCTATTTTTCCCCCTTAGGGTTTCGTAGTAGGCATAAGCAATAAACCGTACGTACGAATTTCATATTAATGATCCAATTAATCAAATTTCCTCGAACAGATTTCAGATATTTATGCTGTGTAACTATAAATTCAACCTAATGTCTCCGCTATTCTGCACAAATTGCAAGAGTGTAAAACCTATTTCTTTCATACTTGGAAACCCAAATTTTCTGAAGTTCGAAAATGGTCGATTCCACCATTTCACGCATTTCGGGGTCCATCCCACAATCTGCATACGAGAAAGTGGATCCAATATCATTAGAAATCGAAGCGATTCTGAGGTTCCACGGAGATACTGAACCCAAAAGTTTGCAAGAACTAGGGTTCGAATTGCTGGTGGCGCCTTCCTTCGGCCACATTCTGCATGAATTCACCCGAAACCCGCGACGGGTTTGTGCAGAAATGACCCAATCGTCAACAGAAGTAATGTAGCAAGAAGATGGCATCTTTAACCATTTCGAAtaccttaaaaaaaattcagatgTATAGTTCATGCATTTTCTTGACTTGCTTTTTTGATTAGGATTTTACTGATTATGCAGAATGCTAGGAGGAATAGAAGTTCAGAAGACGATGATTCTTGGATGCCGGAAGGGTGGAAGAAAGTCGAAAAGCAGAGGCCGATGGATAAAGGCAGATTCGCGGGCTACGTTGACAaggtacatatacatatatatacataacattacATGCTAATGGATGTCTTtcgatgaaaaatattattttttatgtaattttcgATTATTTTAATGCAGAAGTATTACGCGCCGGGTGTTCGGAGAGCATTCAGATCGAAGACTGAAGCTCTTAGATATCTGAGGGAACTGAGGAATGGTGCGAGCACCAGGTATATTTTCTTCATTTTACATTGAAATAAatagttatttttttttgtaatttatatCTTTTTGTGTGTAGATTTATCATACTCCAGTTTACATATTATTTTGCAATATTTAATGTGCAACTATTGATGTTTTCCAGGTGAAAACTAAGTTAATTTTCAGCCAAAGATGGAGTACTACGAGTCTCCTCATCTTGCCTCAGATATACTATTGAATATAAACTTCAAAATTTATgtacttttcaattaattttgtAATGTCACGCATATATACAACGAGcatgacaaataaaaatattattattattattattattgaagtcattgttttctaattttgaaaaatatttgatcgaTGGAAATTAAACATGATCCGTCTCACACCTACACTATACATCTCGATTCTAGCtactttatatataatatattgggGATTGTAGAATAATCACACATGGTGTTATTGTACTCAcaaaataattatatcatatcttaaataaataataataatattataaacaCTAAAAAAAGTTAAATGTCACAAAAATCAACAGATagttattataaataattttttaaaataatttatataaagaCATCTCTAAAGTTCTTGAGTATAATACGATCTCTGAAATTCTCTGTGTGTGAACAAAGTGactaatatttatatatagattAAAAATTTGTCGATGCGGATGGGAAAAAGTGTCTAGTTTAAGTGGCCTTTTGCTTGCCCTGTTCTAATTAGGGCAGGTCACCTAGGCAGGCGAGACAGGTGATGATTTTgctcaaataatattaataaatattatatataaaaaagcaaaaacaaatttttaaatatgatcCTAAAATTGTATAGTATTTATTatctaaaaataatatattttcccACCATTATAATGTGATGGAATATAATGAACAAGATAATTAAGAGTCTTAACTCAATCATAATCACAAGTGTACTTTATAATATAATACCTCATCAGTAACATGGGATGATCACATAATTGTGTATGATAGatataatatatacatatatatatatatatatatatatatatatatatattcgtaCACTTATATAATTACTGTTTTgtgtaaataataaaataattatggaATGCATAACTCTAATTCAACTTATACAtcaaacaatattacataagtgATTACATTACAGAGCTTACCTTATGTCTAATGTATTTCTTAATATCACTCATATTACATacattttttactttttttgtcAATATCTAATATATCTCACGTACCAGACGGTACCCAAAGATTAGTACccaaagatatatatatatatatatatatatatatattcgattTAGTTAATTTTTTATCATGGAGCTGATGTGTAATTAGTGACTCACTTACACAGTGTATAGTCAGCACACACACAGTATATTAGTTGAGTAGTATAAATAGTGGGAGTTAGGTAGCCCAAATGAATAAGATGTGTTCTTCTGTAATTGATCTTAACCGCAACATGAATTTTGTGGTTTCCTTATCAATAAATTCATTTTCctaatatggtatcagagcaaaacTCTGATTGATCTTCGCTTCGACTTCAAAATCATCAGCTTCATTCCTTGATTAATTCGATTTCTCATAATGGTGAAAGCTGGAGGTCAGCCGAGTAACAGCAGCTCAAATCTTGCTTCCGCGAATCGCACATTTGCTGAAGATTCAAGTAATCCGTACTTCCTAAATGGCGATCATCCAGGTCTTATTCTTGTATCTCATCCGCTTTCTGGTTCCAATTATAACACCTGGAGCAGAGCTATGGCCATGGCTTTAATTGCCAAGAATAAATTTGTTTTTGTGGATAATACTATGGTTCGCCCTTCACCCGATGATCTCTTGTACGGCGCTTGGGTTCGATGTAATAGTATGGTGATCTCATGGATTTTGAATGCGGTTGCTCGTGAAATTGATGATAGTCTCATGTATATGTCTACTAGTCACGAGGTTTGGGCTGATCTTCGTGATCGGTTCAAACAGAGCAATGCGCCAAGGATTTATCAAATTAAGAAACTACTCAGTGCTCTCAATCAAGGATCTCTAAATGTTAATTCTTATTACACAAAGTTGCGAACACTTTGGGATGAATTGAAAGATTATCAGCCGGCTTCACTTTGCAGCTGTGGATCGATGAAAGATTGGGTGAATTACCACAATCAGGAATGTGTTATGCAGTTTCTAATGGGTTTGAATGATTCTTATACACAGGTGCGCACACAAATCTTGTTAATTGATCCTCTCCCTGGTATTGCCAAGGTATTTTCTCTTGTAACTCAGGAGGAGAGACAGAGGTCCATTACTGCTGGTACTACCAAACTGGACCTTGACACTTCATTTGCCTCGAGTGCATCCGCTGCTGTAGGTACCCCCAGAAAGTTTATCAGTACCAAAGGTAAAAGTGATAAGGTTTGTTCTCATTGCAACTACACTAATCACACAGTAGACAAGTGTTACAAGTTGCATGGCTTTCCTCCTGGACACCCCAAGTTTGGATTAAAGCCATTTTCTGGAAGAGCTCAAGCATGTCAAACTAATGTTTCTCCAGAACCTGTTTCAACTGCATCTGTTGATTCTCTCACTCATAGTCAGTGTAATCAGCTAATTGAACTCTTGAGCTCCAAGATTCAAACAATGAGTAATTCCACTTTGGAACAACAACAGCACGAGTCCTCAGTGTCTTGCTTCAATGGTATTTTTTCTTTGTTTGATTCTTCTTCTGTTATTCAGCGCTTGGATTGGGTAATGGATACAGGAGCTACACATCATATTTGTTGCTCCATGTCTCTTTTtaccacaatcaaacaaatcAATTCCAAAGTAGTTCttccaaataaattttcaattaatGTTACTCATGTTGGTTCGGTTCAACTGGCCAGTAATCTTGTTCTTAATGACGTCCTATACGTACCACAATTTCAATTCAATTTGCTTTCCATTACTGCCCTTACTAAATCACTTTCTTGTTCAGTGTGTTTTCTTGCTGACATTTGTAAAATACAGGATACCAACCAAGCCACGATGATTGGGATGGGTAGACGAGTTGGCAATCTATATGTGCTGAGCAAGTTTGGGAATGTATCTCCTTCAGTTCTTTGTAATGTCTCAGTTGATCTTTCACATCTGTGGCATTTTCGCATGGGACATCCTTCGTTTGTTAAACTCTCTGCTTTGAATAAGTACTTAGGTTCTTCTCCTGTAAAGCATAGTCATATACCTTGTTCAATTTGCCATTTATCAAAGCAAAAAAGATTACCTTTTATTTCTCAAAATAATATGTGCACAATGTCTTTCCAGCTTTTACATATTGACATTTGGGGCCCTTTTAATCCAATTTCTGTTGAAGGCCATAAATATTTCCTAACCATCGTGGATGATCATTCTCGTTTTACTTGGACCTACATGATGAAAGCTAGGCGTGATGTTCAAACCATTTTTCCAATCTTTTATCAAATGATCTGCACTCAATTTGGTGCCAACATTAAGGGAGTTCGGAGTGACAATGCTCCTGAACTCAATTTTACTGATTTCTTTCATAAAAAGGAGTTGTTCATTTTCATTCTTGCGTCGAGAGACCACAACAAAACTCCGTTGTTGAGCGAAAACACCAACACATTCTGAATGTGGCTCGAGCACTCCTTTTTCAATCAAATATTCCCCT from the Primulina tabacum isolate GXHZ01 chromosome 16, ASM2559414v2, whole genome shotgun sequence genome contains:
- the LOC142530193 gene encoding uncharacterized protein LOC142530193, which translates into the protein MAMALIAKNKFVFVDNTMVRPSPDDLLYGAWVRCNSMVISWILNAVAREIDDSLMYMSTSHEVWADLRDRFKQSNAPRIYQIKKLLSALNQGSLNVNSYYTKLRTLWDELKDYQPASLCSCGSMKDWVNYHNQECVMQFLMGLNDSYTQVRTQILLIDPLPGIAKVFSLVTQEERQRSITAGTTKLDLDTSFASSASAAVGTPRKFISTKGKSDKVCSHCNYTNHTVDKCYKLHGFPPGHPKFGLKPFSGRAQACQTNVSPEPVSTASVDSLTHSQCNQLIELLSSKIQTMSNSTLEQQQHESSVSCFNGYQPSHDDWDG